One stretch of Tenacibaculum sp. MAR_2010_89 DNA includes these proteins:
- the gmk gene encoding guanylate kinase gives MVKDFQGKLFVFSAPSGSGKTTIVRHLLAQDRFNLEFSISATSREPRSNEKDGVDYYYISLADFKQKIKSEEFLEWEEVYRDNFYGTLKTEVERIWAKGKHVIFDIDVVGGLRIKEKFPEQTLAVFVKPPDINELIRRLKNRGEESEDKINMRVAKASVELATAPQFDKIIKNYDLEVALQDAEDLVDEFLGLKKTTKH, from the coding sequence ATGGTGAAAGATTTTCAAGGTAAATTATTTGTGTTTTCAGCACCTTCAGGATCAGGAAAAACAACAATTGTACGTCATTTATTGGCTCAAGATAGGTTTAATTTAGAATTTTCTATTTCAGCAACCTCTCGTGAACCTAGAAGTAATGAGAAAGATGGAGTAGATTATTATTACATTTCATTAGCAGATTTTAAACAAAAAATTAAAAGTGAAGAGTTTTTAGAGTGGGAAGAAGTATATAGAGATAACTTTTATGGAACACTAAAAACAGAGGTAGAACGTATTTGGGCAAAAGGAAAGCATGTTATTTTTGATATAGATGTTGTAGGAGGACTTCGTATAAAAGAAAAATTTCCAGAACAAACATTAGCTGTGTTTGTAAAACCACCAGATATTAATGAGCTTATTAGACGTTTAAAAAATAGAGGTGAAGAAAGTGAAGATAAAATTAACATGCGTGTAGCAAAAGCTTCTGTAGAACTAGCAACTGCACCTCAGTTTGATAAAATTATAAAAAACTACGATTTAGAAGTAGCATTACAAGATGCTGAAGATTTAGTAGATGAGTTTTTAGGTTTAAAAAAAACTACTAAGCATTAA
- a CDS encoding Spy/CpxP family protein refolding chaperone — protein sequence MRSLKVIGIILISLFLSVFKVYSQDLQGELNLSEEQKELLKTQKKLIKKHRKAFKETLSQEQLTILKNSSLTKVERQIALKNTLTSFQKRIIKQNNVSVKNVKAKFRATLTPKQRQQLKRRVGNKKKMVRKNIKKNLNREKRRRIRN from the coding sequence ATGAGAAGTTTGAAAGTTATAGGAATTATTTTAATATCACTTTTTTTAAGTGTGTTTAAAGTGTATTCTCAAGATTTACAAGGAGAGTTAAACCTTTCAGAAGAGCAAAAAGAGTTATTAAAGACTCAAAAAAAATTAATAAAAAAACATAGGAAAGCGTTTAAGGAAACACTTTCACAAGAACAATTAACAATATTAAAAAATAGTTCTTTAACAAAAGTAGAAAGACAGATAGCTTTAAAAAATACACTTACTTCTTTCCAAAAAAGAATTATAAAGCAAAATAATGTGAGTGTAAAAAATGTAAAAGCTAAGTTTAGAGCAACATTAACACCAAAGCAACGACAACAATTAAAGCGAAGGGTTGGGAATAAAAAGAAAATGGTTAGAAAAAATATAAAAAAAAATTTAAATAGAGAGAAAAGAAGAAGAATAAGGAATTGA
- a CDS encoding YicC/YloC family endoribonuclease — MTGYGKSVLQLPTKKVTIEIKSLNSKNLDLNTRIPSYYKEKELTVRKKLASSLVRGKVDFSIYVEMTADETSTAVNKGVVKEYMEQLRNIVQTGSSDDVELLQMAIKMPDALKTEREELDVEEWKQIETHIEVAVKEIVQYRKDEAKSLEEDFQQRIENIKTALEEVKKLDGDRIDHVKERLQKALTDLKVEVDENRFEQELIYYLEKLDINEEKVRLANHLDYFLQQLATADSNGKKLGFIVQEIGREINTTGSKANFAPIQKIVIQMKDELEKIKEQILNVL; from the coding sequence ATGACAGGATACGGTAAATCCGTATTGCAGTTACCTACCAAGAAAGTAACTATTGAAATAAAATCGCTTAACAGTAAAAATTTAGACTTAAATACTCGTATTCCATCTTACTACAAAGAAAAAGAGTTAACGGTAAGAAAAAAGTTAGCTAGTAGTTTGGTTAGAGGAAAGGTAGATTTTTCAATTTATGTAGAAATGACTGCTGATGAAACTTCAACAGCTGTAAATAAAGGAGTTGTTAAAGAGTATATGGAGCAATTAAGAAATATTGTTCAAACAGGTTCAAGTGATGATGTAGAGTTGTTACAAATGGCAATAAAAATGCCAGATGCATTAAAAACTGAAAGAGAAGAATTAGATGTTGAAGAATGGAAACAAATAGAAACTCATATTGAAGTTGCTGTAAAAGAAATTGTTCAATATAGAAAAGACGAAGCAAAATCATTAGAAGAAGATTTTCAACAAAGAATTGAAAATATAAAAACTGCTTTAGAAGAAGTTAAAAAGCTAGATGGTGATAGAATAGATCATGTAAAAGAAAGATTACAAAAAGCGTTAACTGATTTGAAGGTAGAGGTTGATGAAAATCGTTTTGAACAAGAACTTATTTATTATTTAGAGAAGCTAGATATCAATGAAGAAAAAGTGCGTTTAGCAAATCATTTAGATTATTTTTTACAACAATTAGCTACTGCTGACTCTAATGGAAAAAAATTAGGTTTTATTGTTCAAGAAATTGGAAGAGAAATAAATACAACAGGATCTAAAGCTAATTTTGCACCAATTCAAAAAATTGTGATCCAAATGAAAGATGAGTTAGAAAAAATTAAAGAGCAAATTTTAAACGTATTATAA
- a CDS encoding RNA polymerase sigma factor → MNEANFIKELSSKKYRDRAFTKLLDLYQERLYWHIRKIVGTHENADDVLQNTFIRVYKSLSKFKQESSLHTWMYRIAYNESIRFLEKEKKKSFSSLQEVDDAFLSNLKSDVFFDGEQAQIKLHEILSVLTENQKRVFQMKYYDNLKFREISKLLKISESTIKTHYYAVVKHIEKNITTIEYIEKIKA, encoded by the coding sequence ATGAATGAAGCTAACTTTATAAAAGAACTATCAAGTAAAAAGTATAGAGATAGGGCTTTTACAAAATTATTAGATTTGTATCAGGAAAGATTGTATTGGCATATAAGGAAAATAGTAGGGACTCATGAAAATGCAGATGATGTTCTGCAAAATACTTTTATAAGAGTGTATAAAAGTTTGTCAAAATTTAAACAAGAAAGTTCTTTGCACACTTGGATGTATAGAATAGCTTATAATGAATCTATTCGGTTTTTAGAGAAAGAAAAAAAGAAAAGCTTTTCATCATTACAGGAAGTAGATGATGCTTTTTTAAGTAATTTAAAAAGTGATGTGTTTTTTGATGGGGAACAAGCTCAAATAAAATTACATGAAATATTAAGTGTATTAACTGAAAACCAAAAAAGAGTTTTTCAGATGAAATATTATGATAATTTAAAGTTTAGGGAAATATCTAAGCTTTTGAAAATTAGTGAGAGTACAATTAAAACGCATTATTATGCAGTTGTAAAACACATAGAAAAAAACATTACTACTATTGAATATATAGAAAAAATTAAAGCATAG
- a CDS encoding DMT family transporter: MNGRTLALIALSITALIYGITFTIAKEVMPKHILPYGFIVVRIGGAAIFFWITSLFIKQQKIEREDYKRIAVAAFFGVCLNMLTFFKGLSYTTPISASAIMVTAPILVLIFSSILIKEKIVPIKILGVIIGLIGAVILIIYGNTSSKHGSNVVLGNFLVFINAASYGLYLVLVKKLINKYNPIIFVRWLYLFGFIMVLPFGFTELMNIDFNTMDTSVYLKIGYVVFFSTCITYLFNLFALTTLKPTTVSVFIYLQPVLATMFALFRGSDSLNVVKVIATLLIFLGVALVTKQVPKTTNK, translated from the coding sequence ATGAATGGTAGAACTTTAGCCTTAATAGCCCTCTCTATAACTGCTTTAATTTATGGAATAACTTTTACTATAGCTAAAGAGGTAATGCCAAAACATATTTTACCTTACGGTTTTATAGTAGTAAGAATAGGAGGAGCAGCTATTTTTTTCTGGATAACAAGTTTGTTTATTAAACAACAGAAAATTGAGCGTGAAGATTATAAAAGAATAGCCGTTGCAGCTTTTTTTGGTGTTTGTTTAAATATGTTAACTTTTTTTAAAGGGTTAAGTTATACAACGCCTATTAGTGCTTCAGCAATAATGGTAACCGCGCCAATATTGGTTCTAATTTTTTCTTCCATATTAATAAAAGAAAAGATAGTACCTATAAAAATACTAGGAGTTATTATAGGGTTAATAGGAGCAGTTATTCTAATAATTTATGGAAATACATCTAGTAAACATGGAAGTAATGTGGTTTTAGGTAACTTTTTAGTGTTTATAAATGCAGCTTCTTACGGTTTGTACTTAGTGCTAGTAAAAAAACTAATTAATAAATACAATCCGATAATTTTTGTTAGGTGGTTGTACCTCTTCGGTTTTATAATGGTATTGCCTTTCGGATTTACTGAGTTAATGAATATTGATTTTAATACAATGGATACATCAGTTTATTTAAAAATTGGGTATGTTGTATTTTTTTCAACTTGTATTACTTATTTATTTAACCTTTTTGCATTAACAACATTAAAACCAACAACAGTAAGTGTGTTTATATATTTACAGCCAGTATTAGCTACAATGTTTGCTTTGTTTAGAGGAAGTGATAGCCTAAATGTTGTAAAAGTAATAGCAACGTTACTTATATTTTTAGGGGTTGCTTTAGTAACAAAACAAGTGCCAAAAACTACTAATAAATAA
- a CDS encoding GH3 auxin-responsive promoter family protein, with translation MSIKSKLAIPFAKQVRKRVYKWANNPHQTQEKVFEYLITEGCKTAFGKDHDFISINTYEDFKKRVPVNDYEGLRSYVDRIVEGEENVLWKGKPIYFAKTSGTTSGAKYIPITKESMPTHIKAARNALLFYIAETKDASFVNGKMIFLQGSPVLEDKNGVKLGRLSGIAAHYVPNYLLKNRLPSWETNCIEDWDTKVDKVVEETLPEDMTVISGIPSWVQMYFEKLIDKTGKTISEIFPNFNFFVYGGVNFEPYKNKFEALIGKKIDYVELYPASEGFIAYQDSQTEKGMLLQLNSGIFYEFIPATEFFEDSPTRISLKDVKIGVNYVIILNTSAGLWGYNIGDTVEFTSLKPYRIKVTGRIKHFISAFGEHVIGKEVEKALNEAIIGTDINVSEFTVAPQVNPEDGLPYHEWFIEFENEPNNIEELSLKIDASMQAQNIYYQDLIEGKILRPLVIRKVKKGGFHEYMKSIGKFGGQNKIPQLSDNRKIADVLNDFLL, from the coding sequence ATGAGTATTAAATCAAAATTAGCAATACCTTTTGCTAAGCAAGTAAGAAAACGAGTTTATAAATGGGCTAATAATCCGCATCAAACTCAAGAAAAAGTATTTGAGTACTTAATAACTGAAGGGTGTAAAACGGCTTTTGGAAAAGATCATGATTTTATATCTATTAATACTTATGAAGATTTTAAAAAACGTGTGCCTGTAAATGATTATGAAGGTTTACGAAGTTATGTTGATAGAATTGTAGAAGGAGAAGAGAATGTACTTTGGAAAGGTAAACCTATTTATTTTGCAAAAACATCTGGAACAACATCTGGAGCCAAGTATATTCCTATAACTAAAGAGTCAATGCCAACTCATATTAAGGCAGCACGTAACGCATTGTTATTTTATATAGCAGAAACTAAAGATGCTAGTTTTGTTAATGGAAAAATGATATTTCTTCAGGGAAGCCCTGTGTTGGAAGATAAAAATGGTGTAAAATTGGGGCGTTTAAGTGGTATAGCAGCACATTATGTGCCAAATTATTTGTTGAAAAATCGTTTACCAAGTTGGGAAACAAATTGTATTGAAGATTGGGATACAAAAGTAGATAAAGTTGTTGAAGAAACATTACCGGAAGATATGACGGTAATTAGTGGGATTCCATCATGGGTTCAAATGTATTTTGAAAAACTAATTGATAAAACAGGAAAAACAATTTCTGAGATATTTCCGAATTTTAATTTTTTCGTGTATGGGGGAGTGAATTTTGAACCGTATAAGAATAAATTTGAAGCGCTTATAGGAAAGAAAATAGATTATGTAGAGTTGTACCCAGCATCAGAAGGATTTATAGCGTATCAAGATTCTCAAACGGAAAAAGGAATGTTATTACAGTTAAATTCAGGAATTTTTTATGAATTTATTCCAGCCACTGAATTTTTTGAAGATAGTCCAACAAGAATATCATTAAAAGATGTAAAAATTGGAGTTAATTATGTAATCATTTTAAATACTTCTGCCGGTTTATGGGGGTATAATATTGGAGATACAGTAGAGTTTACGTCACTAAAACCTTATAGAATTAAGGTAACTGGACGTATTAAGCATTTTATTTCTGCTTTTGGAGAACATGTTATAGGAAAGGAAGTAGAAAAAGCATTAAATGAAGCTATTATTGGTACCGATATAAATGTTAGTGAATTTACGGTAGCACCGCAAGTAAACCCTGAGGACGGCTTACCTTATCATGAATGGTTTATTGAATTTGAAAATGAACCAAACAATATTGAAGAATTATCTTTAAAGATTGATGCTTCTATGCAAGCACAAAATATATATTATCAAGATCTAATTGAGGGAAAAATATTACGTCCACTAGTTATTAGAAAAGTAAAAAAAGGCGGATTTCATGAGTACATGAAATCTATAGGTAAATTTGGAGGACAGAATAAAATACCTCAGTTGTCAGATAATCGTAAAATTGCAGATGTTTTAAATGATTTTCTGCTTTAA
- the lysM gene encoding peptidoglycan-binding protein LysM — translation MGIFSFIKNAGAKVFGIGKTTEEEAAEKASKLVDAVNALELSVTDLSVDIDDDKATINGEAADLATKEKVVLVVGNTEGIASVEDNMTVAEVEEIKEEDMAQFHTVVSGDTLGKIAKTFYGNAMKYPVIFEANKPMLSHPDKIYPGQVLRIPPLVD, via the coding sequence ATGGGAATTTTTTCATTTATTAAGAATGCCGGAGCTAAAGTTTTTGGAATCGGAAAAACAACAGAAGAGGAAGCTGCTGAAAAAGCTTCGAAATTAGTAGATGCTGTTAACGCTTTAGAATTATCTGTAACTGATTTATCAGTAGATATTGACGATGATAAAGCAACAATAAACGGTGAAGCTGCTGATTTAGCAACTAAAGAAAAAGTAGTTTTAGTAGTTGGTAATACTGAAGGTATTGCATCTGTTGAAGATAATATGACTGTTGCTGAAGTTGAAGAGATTAAGGAAGAGGATATGGCACAGTTTCATACTGTTGTTAGTGGTGACACTTTAGGGAAAATAGCGAAAACATTTTACGGAAACGCTATGAAATACCCAGTTATCTTTGAAGCAAACAAGCCAATGTTATCACATCCAGATAAAATTTACCCTGGACAAGTGTTAAGAATACCACCTTTAGTGGACTAA
- the nadD gene encoding nicotinate (nicotinamide) nucleotide adenylyltransferase, with protein MSKKVGLYFGTFNPIHMGHLVIANHMVENSDLDEIWMVVTPHNPFKKKSSLLDNHHRLEMVYLATKEYDNIKPSDIEFSLPQPNYTINTLTHISDKFPTYSFSIIMGEDNLKSFHKWKNYEAILDDYSVYVYPRISEGIIETQFDNHIKINRVEAPIVQISSTMIRNAIKLDKSVRPLLSNEVWKYIDEMNFYKK; from the coding sequence ATGAGTAAAAAAGTAGGATTGTATTTCGGAACATTCAACCCTATACACATGGGGCATTTGGTTATAGCAAACCATATGGTTGAAAACTCTGACCTTGATGAAATATGGATGGTGGTAACACCTCATAATCCTTTTAAGAAAAAAAGTTCACTTTTAGATAACCACCATCGTTTAGAAATGGTGTACTTGGCAACTAAAGAGTATGATAATATTAAACCGTCTGATATTGAATTTAGTTTGCCTCAACCTAATTATACAATTAACACTTTAACTCATATTTCTGATAAATTTCCAACATACTCATTTAGTATTATAATGGGAGAGGATAACTTAAAAAGTTTCCATAAATGGAAAAATTATGAAGCTATTTTAGATGATTATAGTGTTTATGTTTATCCTAGAATATCAGAAGGGATTATTGAGACTCAGTTTGATAATCACATAAAAATTAATAGAGTAGAAGCTCCAATTGTTCAAATTTCTTCTACAATGATTCGAAATGCTATAAAGCTAGATAAATCAGTACGTCCACTCCTTTCTAATGAAGTATGGAAGTATATTGATGAGATGAATTTTTATAAAAAATAA
- a CDS encoding M23 family metallopeptidase: MAKKHKKGKLKQKLTDKYRLVILNEDTFQERFSLKLSRLNVFVFGGLFSILLVMLTTLIIAFTSLREYIPGYSSTSLKKKATRLIYKADSLKQKLTVLENYTRAIKPVLTGEIEPEKIDSIISDGMGVVLDEKLLQPTKKDSVFREKVESKDRFPLTEGGLNRAKNVFFSPLKGNMSQEFDVNEKHFAVDIVAQTGTPVMAIADGTVILAEWTAETGYVIMLQHTNKFISVYKHNGTLLKEQGEIVKSGEVIANVGSTGELSTGPHLHFELWNNGYPVNPINYIDFQ; encoded by the coding sequence GTGGCCAAAAAACATAAAAAAGGAAAGTTAAAACAGAAGCTAACAGACAAATACAGATTGGTTATTTTAAATGAAGATACTTTTCAAGAGCGATTTTCTTTAAAATTATCAAGATTAAATGTATTTGTTTTTGGTGGTTTGTTTTCAATATTATTAGTGATGTTAACAACACTAATAATAGCTTTTACTTCATTAAGAGAATATATACCGGGATATTCTTCAACATCATTAAAAAAGAAAGCAACCCGTTTAATTTATAAGGCAGATTCATTAAAACAAAAATTAACAGTTTTAGAGAATTATACAAGAGCTATTAAGCCAGTTTTAACAGGAGAAATAGAACCAGAAAAAATAGACTCTATTATAAGTGATGGAATGGGAGTAGTTTTAGATGAGAAACTATTACAGCCTACTAAAAAAGATTCAGTTTTTAGAGAAAAAGTAGAAAGTAAAGATAGATTTCCTTTAACCGAAGGAGGTTTAAATAGAGCAAAAAACGTATTCTTTTCTCCATTAAAAGGAAACATGTCTCAAGAATTTGATGTTAACGAAAAACATTTTGCTGTTGATATTGTTGCTCAAACTGGTACTCCTGTTATGGCAATTGCTGATGGTACAGTTATTTTAGCAGAGTGGACTGCTGAAACTGGTTATGTAATTATGTTACAGCATACTAATAAGTTTATTTCTGTTTATAAACACAATGGAACATTGTTAAAAGAACAGGGAGAAATAGTAAAATCAGGTGAGGTAATAGCAAATGTAGGTTCAACAGGTGAGTTATCTACAGGACCGCATTTACATTTTGAGTTATGGAATAATGGGTACCCAGTAAATCCAATAAATTATATAGATTTTCAGTAA
- the thiL gene encoding thiamine-phosphate kinase, with protein sequence MLEDKNQEKTSLSELGEFGLIKHLTKHFSSYHKTTIKSVGDDAAVIDSSEKQTIVTTDLLIEGVHFDLSYMPLKHLGYKAVMVNLSDVYAMNAEAEQITVSIAISNRFPLEALEELYAGIQLACNTYNIDLIGGDTTPSTKGMLLSITAIGKANKEDVIYRSGAKPTDLVVVSGDLGGAYLGLQVLEREKQVFQVNPENQPDLDNYTYIIERQLKPEARKDIPELLKELDVKPTSMIDISDGLSSEIMHICTQSKTGCKLYEEKLPLDPQVISTCEEFEIDATMVALSGGEDYELLFTISIDDYDKIKGNPNLSVIGHITEENQGMNLVTRANQEIELKAQGWNSFKG encoded by the coding sequence ATGTTAGAAGATAAAAATCAAGAAAAAACGTCGTTGTCTGAACTAGGTGAGTTTGGCTTAATAAAACATTTAACAAAACACTTTTCATCATATCATAAAACAACAATTAAAAGTGTTGGAGATGATGCAGCTGTAATAGATTCATCTGAAAAACAAACAATAGTAACTACTGACTTATTAATCGAAGGAGTTCATTTTGATTTAAGTTACATGCCTTTAAAGCATTTAGGATACAAAGCAGTAATGGTTAACTTATCTGATGTATATGCAATGAATGCTGAAGCTGAGCAAATAACTGTATCTATAGCTATATCAAATAGGTTTCCATTGGAAGCTTTAGAAGAATTATATGCTGGAATTCAATTAGCATGTAATACTTACAATATTGATTTAATTGGAGGAGATACAACTCCATCTACAAAAGGAATGTTACTTTCAATAACAGCAATAGGTAAGGCTAATAAGGAAGATGTAATTTATAGAAGTGGAGCAAAACCTACTGATTTAGTAGTTGTTTCAGGTGATTTAGGTGGTGCGTATTTAGGATTACAAGTTTTAGAAAGAGAAAAACAAGTATTTCAAGTAAATCCAGAGAATCAACCTGATTTAGATAATTATACCTACATTATTGAAAGGCAATTAAAACCAGAAGCTCGTAAAGATATTCCTGAATTATTAAAAGAATTAGATGTTAAACCAACATCTATGATTGATATTTCAGACGGGCTATCTTCTGAAATAATGCATATTTGTACGCAAAGCAAAACGGGATGTAAATTATATGAAGAGAAATTACCTTTAGACCCTCAAGTAATTTCTACTTGCGAAGAGTTTGAAATTGATGCAACTATGGTAGCTCTAAGTGGTGGAGAAGATTATGAGTTGTTATTTACAATTTCAATAGATGATTATGATAAAATAAAAGGGAATCCTAATTTAAGTGTTATAGGTCATATTACAGAGGAGAATCAAGGTATGAATTTGGTAACAAGAGCAAACCAAGAAATAGAATTAAAAGCTCAAGGTTGGAATTCGTTTAAAGGATAA
- a CDS encoding MbnP family protein: MKNYAILFLSLFLFSCSSDNDEPIKEVSVDLKFTHNWGGTDVTKSDFNKIEFENSKGVKQSIERLRYLISRITLTDGNKKEINFDGYKLVDLDDSNNLTHALSQKISEGTYNLSFTFGFNTEDNKDGVYKDLNTASWEVPAMLNGGYHFMQLDGKYSDKDGNPQPYNFHAIQAYDQTTKESKDTFFVVELGTVSIKNNATITINMDISQWFKVPNEWDLNILNVMLMGNFEAQKQISDNGRNVFSLGGVSQ; the protein is encoded by the coding sequence ATGAAAAATTACGCTATACTATTTTTATCTTTATTCCTTTTTTCTTGTAGTTCTGATAATGACGAACCAATTAAGGAAGTTTCTGTTGACCTTAAATTTACTCATAATTGGGGGGGAACTGATGTAACCAAAAGTGATTTTAATAAAATAGAATTCGAAAATTCAAAAGGCGTTAAACAAAGCATAGAACGTTTACGCTATTTGATTTCTAGAATTACACTTACTGATGGAAATAAAAAAGAAATTAATTTTGATGGATATAAGCTAGTAGATTTGGATGACTCTAACAACTTAACACATGCATTATCACAAAAAATATCTGAAGGAACCTATAATCTTTCTTTTACTTTTGGTTTTAATACTGAAGATAATAAAGATGGTGTATATAAAGATTTAAACACTGCTTCTTGGGAAGTTCCTGCTATGCTAAATGGTGGTTATCACTTTATGCAACTTGACGGGAAGTATTCAGATAAAGATGGAAATCCTCAACCATATAACTTTCATGCAATTCAAGCTTACGATCAAACAACAAAAGAAAGTAAAGACACCTTTTTTGTTGTTGAACTTGGTACTGTATCTATAAAAAACAATGCTACTATTACTATTAACATGGACATATCTCAATGGTTTAAAGTTCCAAATGAATGGGATTTAAATATTTTAAACGTAATGTTAATGGGTAATTTCGAAGCTCAAAAACAGATATCTGACAACGGTCGAAATGTATTTAGTTTAGGAGGAGTTAGTCAATAA
- a CDS encoding choice-of-anchor B family protein, whose translation MIRKILFLLSSIIFFTSVSFSQTPCSSGKAGDYPCKGFDLLSNIPVSTLANSNKSVNGNDPDGSDIWGWTDSTTNKEYAIAAMTNSTAFVDVTDPVNPIFLGRLDSNANSHYWRDVKIYNNHAFIVADNVGNHGMQVFDLTKLRNVTTPQNFTADKIYTGVGSCHNIVINEATAVAYLVGCKSTNGGGPIFVDISDPKNPKDLGNYTADGYSHDAQVVTYNGPDTPYKGKEIYIGSNENEVVILDVTDKANVKKISNIDYPQIGYTHQGWFTDDHRFFILGDETDEKDLGMNTRTLIFDLQDLDAPKLSSTYLGASKAIDHNGYVKGNEFYMASYRAGLRVFDITNIAASTNSMTETGYFDTYPADDNTAFDGAWSVYPYFASGNIIINDINRGLFVIRKSGTLSSSSENLKESSFSINPNPTNTSPIITAQNNTIKSIEVYSILGKKIFSKKNINQTKFVLPINQNAKGIYLVKINGRTSKKLILK comes from the coding sequence ATGATAAGAAAAATACTTTTTTTACTTTCTTCTATTATATTTTTTACAAGTGTTTCCTTCTCGCAAACACCTTGTTCTAGTGGAAAAGCTGGCGATTACCCTTGTAAGGGTTTTGATTTACTATCAAACATACCTGTATCAACTTTGGCTAACAGTAATAAAAGTGTTAATGGAAATGACCCGGACGGAAGTGATATTTGGGGATGGACAGATTCTACTACAAACAAAGAATATGCTATTGCAGCAATGACCAATAGTACTGCTTTTGTTGACGTTACTGACCCTGTTAATCCTATTTTTTTAGGAAGATTAGATTCAAATGCGAACAGTCATTACTGGAGAGATGTTAAAATATACAATAACCATGCTTTTATTGTTGCTGATAATGTTGGTAATCATGGAATGCAGGTTTTTGATTTAACTAAATTAAGAAACGTTACTACACCACAAAATTTTACCGCCGATAAAATTTATACTGGAGTAGGTAGTTGTCATAACATTGTTATTAATGAAGCAACAGCTGTTGCTTATTTAGTAGGATGCAAAAGCACTAATGGTGGTGGACCAATTTTTGTAGATATTTCAGACCCTAAAAACCCTAAAGATTTAGGTAATTATACTGCAGACGGATATTCTCATGATGCTCAAGTTGTAACCTACAATGGACCAGACACACCATATAAAGGAAAAGAAATTTACATAGGTAGTAACGAAAATGAAGTGGTTATTTTAGATGTTACTGATAAAGCAAATGTGAAAAAAATTTCAAATATAGACTACCCACAAATTGGATATACTCATCAAGGTTGGTTTACTGATGATCACCGATTTTTTATTCTTGGTGATGAAACTGACGAAAAAGATCTTGGTATGAACACTAGAACTTTAATTTTTGATCTTCAAGATTTGGATGCTCCAAAATTATCTTCAACCTATCTTGGAGCTTCAAAAGCTATTGACCATAACGGATACGTTAAAGGAAATGAATTTTATATGGCTAGCTATAGAGCTGGATTAAGAGTTTTTGATATTACCAATATAGCAGCTTCAACAAACTCAATGACTGAAACAGGATACTTTGACACCTATCCTGCTGATGATAATACAGCTTTTGACGGTGCTTGGAGCGTATACCCTTATTTTGCTAGTGGTAATATTATTATCAATGACATTAATAGAGGGCTTTTTGTTATTCGAAAAAGTGGAACGCTTTCTTCAAGTTCTGAAAACTTAAAAGAAAGTAGTTTTTCAATAAATCCAAACCCAACTAATACCTCTCCTATAATTACTGCTCAAAACAACACTATAAAATCAATTGAAGTATACAGTATTTTAGGAAAAAAAATATTTTCTAAGAAAAATATTAATCAAACAAAATTCGTCCTACCTATAAATCAAAATGCAAAAGGCATTTATCTTGTTAAAATAAACGGTAGAACATCAAAAAAACTAATTCTTAAATAA